GAACCGAGGCCCGGGTATGCCAGTTGCATAAGCAGGCTATCTCCCGTCTGCAGGCGGTATTACAAAATGAAATGGAGTCGTACTGATGTTAAAAATTGTAGGCATCCTCGTGGTGCTGATCGCCGTCATCGGTGGTTATATCTTTGCGGGCGGCGCGATCCGCATGCTCTGGCAGCCCGCCGAATACATTATCATTCTGGGGGCGGCTGGGGGCGCCATGCTGCTGGCCAACGACAAGGAAGTGCTGAAAAGCATCTGCACCCAATGCAAGCGGGCCTTTGTGAAACATGATGATGGCGACCTGTACCAGCAGTTTATCCTGCTGACTATGGAGGTGCTGGAAAACACCAAGCGCCAGGGGCTTAAGTACCTGGACGAACACATTGAAAACCCGCAGGAAAGTACACTCTTTGCCAAATATCCGCTGATTCTGGATGAGATCCAGCTGGTGACTTTTCTCACCGACAACCTGCGCCTGCTTTCAATGGGCAGGATAGAAGGGTACGAACTGGAGGCCATCCTCGACAAAGAGATCGGCGCAATCGCCGAAAAACGGTTCTCCGCTTCTCAGGCCGTCGGCACGATTGCCGAAGCCATGCCGGGCTTTGGTATCCTGGCGGCGGTTCTGGGGATAGTCATCACCATGGGCAACATTGATGCCGGTATTGTCATTGTCGGTCTCAAAGTTGCGGGCGCGCTGATCGGCACCTTCTTCGGTATCTTCATGTGCTACGGCGTACTCAGCCCGCTGTCTGAAGCCATGAAAGCGACGGTCGATCGCGATATGACGCTGCTCTACGCCTGCCGCGAAGTCCTGATCAACTTCGCTGCCGGAAAATCCCCGTTGATGTCCATTGACGCCGGTCGCCGCATGATCCCGGAAAAATACAAACCCACTTTCGCCATCATGGAAAGCTGGATTGAAGAGGCTAAGGCGCGATGACCGAAAACAGCGATTCCGATAAGAGACGCAAAGGGTCGGTCATCATCAAACGGGTGACCAAAGTGAGCAGTGGTCAGCATACCGGTGCCTGGAAGGTCGCCTTTGCCGACTTCGCCATCTCTATGATGGCGCTGTTCCTGGTGCTCTGGATCATGGGGGCGACGACGGAAAAAGAGCGCAAGCAGATGGCGGAAGCCGTGGCCAGCAACAAGATAGTGGAACTGGACGGCGCCTCTGCGTTGCTGGAGGGGGCTGGCGGCAACTCTGTGCTGGAGGAGACGGTAACCTCGTCATTGCCCTCGACACAAGAGGAAGAAGAGACGCCAGAGAAGGCAAACGAGAACAAGATTAAGGAGGCTCTCGCCAGACAAGCTTCCTGGTACGAATCTCAGGCGCAGCTTGGCCAGTTGGCTGAAGATCTGTCCAGCACAATCCAGGCGATGAAAGTCAGCGACAGCGTCGTTATCGAAGTGGTTGAGCAAGGGGTGAGAGTCCGCTTTCAGGATCAGGCCAAAAAGCCGCTGTTCGCCAGCGGCAGTCGGGAACTTAGCGGCTATTTTGTCAAGATATTGCGATCTCTCGCGCCGGTCTTCGCCAGGATCAACAATCGGGTGATGATCACGGGTCACTCTGATGCCACGCCGCTCAACAATGCCTTTTATTCCAACTGGGAACTGTCCACAGAGCGCGCTATCACGGCACGTCACGTACTGGTACAAAACGGCATGAAACCTGAGCAAGTGATCCAACTGGCGGGCTATGCCGACACCATGCCTATTCAGGACAAAGATCCGTTAGATCCAGTCAACCGTCGTATTGAGATATTGATTCTGACCGAAAAAGGGGAAAAAGAGCTGAAGAAGATGTTCAGAAACAGCGCGGCCCCGATTCCCTCCGGGACTCCCTCTTCTGCGCCAGCCACACCACAGGTTAAACAGTGAAAACCAGGTTATGCGCAGCAAATGAAACTATAGCCTGAACCCGCATCCCAGCGGGTTCTTCCGGTCTTACGGAAACACGTCGGCAATTTTCAGCCGGACCAGCCCACACCAGGCCACCTGAGTTTTTGTTTAAACAGACAAACGGAAATCCCTGAAGTCAGGGTTCTTCTCGCCAGCGCTCGCCGACGGCCAGGATGTTCTGTACGGTTCCTCGCTGGACATTGGCCTGGGTCGTGAACAGCACCAGCGGATGGGATGACTCCTTATCAAAGCTGGACATCACATGAGTCATCAGGGCATCGAGTTCATCCGTTCCCAAATCGTTGGGCTGTGCCTGCAATTGCCCCATCCATTGACTCTGCATCTGCTGCAACAGGAAGAAGTGCGACTCTATCTCACGGCCCAGACGACCGATTCGCCCCTGGGCCAGGGTGAGATCCTCTTCATTGCCTAACTTCCAGAGGCCAATTTCTCGCCAGGAGATATCGGGTTCCAGTTGCAATTTAATCGGCTCCCCCGTTGGAATACGGACGCCCCCACCCCGGACGTAGAGCTGTCCGTTGACCGCCTTCCACTGCTCGATCGGCACACTAAACACCAGCCCACCCTCTTCACCGGGTCGCGAGCGGATCCCCAGTCGCGCAAATGCGCGGCCAATCTGGCGGATGCGGACATCCAGTAACGAATCCCCCTTAATGCTAAGACCGGCGCGCACCGGACGCCCCCCCAGTAATATCAGCTCGAGGTGCTCATCACGCCCCGCAGGCGTTAGCAGGTTCAGACCCGGAATGGAAAACTCCCGGATATCCTGATAACCGAGTAATGCCGGGCGAATCCCCTGGGTCAACAGACGCAGACCACGATAGTGAGTCTGGAACGGGATCCGGGCCACCAGCCGCTTCTGCTCCTGCAACTGGTTCGTCCAGCCTTTGAAGGAACCTGCCTCTTTGATGGCAGCGAAGAGCTGCAACAGATCGCGCAGCCCCTGTCTGACCAGCAACAGCGCGCGCAGGGTAATCTGCACTGCCGTCGCCTGCTGTTGGAGGGAACCCACCTGGGCCCAAAAGCGGTGTAAATCATAGCGTCCCGGAAGCGGGCGTAATAGCGGAGCAGGCAGTTGCTCCAGTTCCGGGCCTTTTCGTGATTCCGTAACGGGGGAGCCCAGAGGCGTCGTAAAACGCCGCCTCTGAAGCCCGTCAAGCTGACCGGTGCGTGGGGTAGTATTAGCAACCTTCATGCATTACATCATCTGGAATAAATTCATCTGAGACATATCCAGATAGGTTTTCTGTACCGCCTGCAGCGCGACCATCGATTCGGAAAGGTCCATTGCCGCTTTTGCGTAATCCAGGTCGCCAAACTGCCCCTGTAACTGTTGGTTGAACATCAGAACATCAGTATGAGAGAGCTGCATGTCATCGACCATGTTCATGCGTCCCCCCAACTCGGCAATCTGCATGTTAATCGCATCCTGAAAATCACCGACGGCGGTCAGCAGATCATTAGATGCCTGGGCAACCTGCTCCGGAGTGGCGTTAGGATCGCGCAGCACCTCCACCGTATCGTCAATGGTGTTGAAGATGTCATCACCGCTGCCGAAAAGGTGATCAAACGGGCTAAAGGCCGCATCAATGCTGGTACCTTCCCCCACCGGCACCGGACGCGTGCCATTGTCGCCCTTGTAGACCCAGGTGGTCTCACCGGTTGCCGGATCGGTCTCTTCAACCAGAGGAGGCGTGTCGGTCACATTGCCGCCAAACATATAGAAACCGGTCGGCGAGGTACCATTGAACTGCATCGCCAGCGCCTCGTTCAGCTCTTCCAGTTCGGCGGCATACGCCTCCAGTTCTTCCGGAGAGGCTGAACCAGAACCAATATTGATCGCGATCTCCATGACCCGATCGCAGATAGAGTTCATCTGGCTCAGGTAACTGTCGGCCGACATGAAAATGGACTCCAGATTATTGAGGTTGTCCATATAGGTGTTGATCTGGTTTTCACTGTGGCGCAGATCCTGAATGGCGCGGGCCGCCAGGGGATCGTCAGAAGGGCGCAGCAAGCGGTTGCCGGTGGCCATCTTCGCCGCCGTCTCATAGTAACTGGCGTTTGATTTGACCATCGCACTGTACATGGTCGTGTTCATCATGTTGGAACTGACACGCATAGGAGTTTCTCACAAGATAGTCTTACGCTTCTCCCACCCTCAGGCCGGAGAGGACGCCATTAGAACATGTTCAGGATGGTAGAAAATAACTCATCGCTGGTGGCAATAACCTGGGCATTGGCGACATAGTTCTGCTGATACGTCATCAGGTTCATCGCCTCCTCATCCATACTGACCCCGCTGACCGATGACCAGGAGTAATACGCCTGCTCCATGGTGCTCAGCGCCATCTCGTAGGCTTCACGCGCACTGGACGCGGCGCTGGCGACATGACTGTAGACCGCGTTATAGCTGTCGTTGAAGGTATAAGAGCCTCCTCCGAGCGAGTCAAACACAAAGGACTGGTTCTGTATGTTAAGCATGTTTTGCAGGTTGCTGTTGTCACCGGCACCGCTGGTCGGCGAAGAGGCAAAGGCCAGATCCGCATTGGTAAATCCCTCGGCCAGGGCGATGGTGCCTGCCGGATCTGCCGGATCATAGGTGAACATCGGTTTGCCCGGATTGCCGTTGAGATCGTAGCCGACCACTTGCCAGCTATTGATGGCATCGGCGAACTCCTGCGCAAACTCGTCGACATAAGCCTGCGCGGGAATCAACTCTTCCTGATAGTACTCGTAGGTTGCGCCCAGCGCGCCGCCGATATCCGGGTTGAGGTAATAGACATCTTCACCAAAACGCAGCTCCAGCTTTCCATCGGAAGGCTGAGTGCCGGAGGTAAAACCGAGGGTCGCAGCCTCCCCCTGACTGACCAGCGGCTGCCCCTGAGGCAACGTGACCTGGATGGTTCCGTCACCACAGTCAACCACGCTGATATCGAGCATTTCGGAGAGCTGCAGCACCGCGACATCGCGCTTATCCTGTAAGGCGCTGACATCCTGTCCCGACGCCATCCCCTCCTGGATCTGCATGTTTAAATCGGCAATCTGTTGGGTGAGCGAGTTCACTTCCTTCACCATCGACTGCATCGACTTGTTGACCTGTTCGAGCTGGTTTTCCAGGTTACCGTTAATGTTGTGCATCTGGTTGCACAGCTCGCGGGACGTATTCAGCACGTCCTCACGCAGGGCCGTGTTACCGGGGTCCGCCATACAGGCGCTGAGCGCGGCGAAATAGCCGTCTAATCCCATCCCCAGATTTCCGCCGTCGGTCGCGAAGGTGTTCTCCAGGGCCAGCATATAGCCCGCATACGCGCCGCTGTAGCCCACTGCAGTACCGGCATCCCAGGCCTGTGCCACCAGATACTGATCGGAGATCCGCTGTACGCCATCGATACTCACTGTACCGTCGGCATTGGAACTCAGCGCCAGGGTATGCCGGCTGTAGCCCGGCGTACTGGCATTGGCGATATTACCGGCGGTGACGTTCAGCCAGGCCTGGGATGCCTGCAAGCCGGACATCCCGATCTGCGTCATGTTGCTCATGATGTTTTACTCTCGCTACCCACTCGGTTGATAAAGGGATGATCCTGACTGGCATCCATGAGAGACACGCTGGCATAGTCATTCAAACCTTCCTCTACCACTCTGC
This Citrobacter enshiensis DNA region includes the following protein-coding sequences:
- the flgK gene encoding flagellar hook-associated protein FlgK, with translation MSNMTQIGMSGLQASQAWLNVTAGNIANASTPGYSRHTLALSSNADGTVSIDGVQRISDQYLVAQAWDAGTAVGYSGAYAGYMLALENTFATDGGNLGMGLDGYFAALSACMADPGNTALREDVLNTSRELCNQMHNINGNLENQLEQVNKSMQSMVKEVNSLTQQIADLNMQIQEGMASGQDVSALQDKRDVAVLQLSEMLDISVVDCGDGTIQVTLPQGQPLVSQGEAATLGFTSGTQPSDGKLELRFGEDVYYLNPDIGGALGATYEYYQEELIPAQAYVDEFAQEFADAINSWQVVGYDLNGNPGKPMFTYDPADPAGTIALAEGFTNADLAFASSPTSGAGDNSNLQNMLNIQNQSFVFDSLGGGSYTFNDSYNAVYSHVASAASSAREAYEMALSTMEQAYYSWSSVSGVSMDEEAMNLMTYQQNYVANAQVIATSDELFSTILNMF
- a CDS encoding flagellar motor protein MotB; the encoded protein is MTENSDSDKRRKGSVIIKRVTKVSSGQHTGAWKVAFADFAISMMALFLVLWIMGATTEKERKQMAEAVASNKIVELDGASALLEGAGGNSVLEETVTSSLPSTQEEEETPEKANENKIKEALARQASWYESQAQLGQLAEDLSSTIQAMKVSDSVVIEVVEQGVRVRFQDQAKKPLFASGSRELSGYFVKILRSLAPVFARINNRVMITGHSDATPLNNAFYSNWELSTERAITARHVLVQNGMKPEQVIQLAGYADTMPIQDKDPLDPVNRRIEILILTEKGEKELKKMFRNSAAPIPSGTPSSAPATPQVKQ
- the motA gene encoding flagellar motor stator protein MotA gives rise to the protein MLKIVGILVVLIAVIGGYIFAGGAIRMLWQPAEYIIILGAAGGAMLLANDKEVLKSICTQCKRAFVKHDDGDLYQQFILLTMEVLENTKRQGLKYLDEHIENPQESTLFAKYPLILDEIQLVTFLTDNLRLLSMGRIEGYELEAILDKEIGAIAEKRFSASQAVGTIAEAMPGFGILAAVLGIVITMGNIDAGIVIVGLKVAGALIGTFFGIFMCYGVLSPLSEAMKATVDRDMTLLYACREVLINFAAGKSPLMSIDAGRRMIPEKYKPTFAIMESWIEEAKAR
- the flgL gene encoding flagellar hook-associated protein FlgL, with protein sequence MRVSSNMMNTTMYSAMVKSNASYYETAAKMATGNRLLRPSDDPLAARAIQDLRHSENQINTYMDNLNNLESIFMSADSYLSQMNSICDRVMEIAINIGSGSASPEELEAYAAELEELNEALAMQFNGTSPTGFYMFGGNVTDTPPLVEETDPATGETTWVYKGDNGTRPVPVGEGTSIDAAFSPFDHLFGSGDDIFNTIDDTVEVLRDPNATPEQVAQASNDLLTAVGDFQDAINMQIAELGGRMNMVDDMQLSHTDVLMFNQQLQGQFGDLDYAKAAMDLSESMVALQAVQKTYLDMSQMNLFQMM